A genomic stretch from Engraulis encrasicolus isolate BLACKSEA-1 chromosome 10, IST_EnEncr_1.0, whole genome shotgun sequence includes:
- the LOC134457510 gene encoding uncharacterized protein LOC134457510, which produces MQEQQMADLPAERLTTCPPFTYVGLDVFGPFHVSARRTRGTQPESKCWAILFCCMSSRAVHIEVITSMDTSSCINALRRFFAIRGPAKQLRSDCGTNFIGACKELGLSADQPDSAVQRYLHQQGCSWVFNPPHASHMGGSWERLIGVARRILDSMLRDHSTRLTHEVLCTLMAEVTAILNARPLVPVSNDPENPYILTPSMLLTQKAGAPPPPGDFTDRDLLTKQWRQVQALSNLFWNRWRQAYLSTLQSRKKWTRSHLNLQDGDIVLLKDNQAARNNWPLAVVTKAIPGTDGRVRKVELRTANQGQSKTYLRPVTETVLLLRKD; this is translated from the coding sequence ATGCAGGAACAACAGATGGCAGATTTGCCCGCAGAGCGCCTCACAACCTGCCCTCCCTTCACGTATGTGGGCCTAGATGTTTTCGGGCCCTTCCACGTCTCCGCCAGACGCACCAGAGGGACGCAACCTGAGAGCAAGTGCTGGGCCATCCTATTCTGCTGCATGAGCTCCAGAGCAGTTCACATCGAGGTGATTACCTCAATGGACACCTCAAGCTGCATAAACGCGTTGAGGCGTTTCTTTGCCATCAGAGGACCAGCCAAACAACTGAGGTCAGACTGCGGCACAAATTTCATTGGGGCCTGTAAAGAACTTGGGCTGAGTGCAGATCAACCAGACAGCGCAGTGCAGAGATACCTGCACCAACAAGGATGCTCCTGGGTGTTTAACCCGCCCCATGCTTCACACATGGGGGGTTCATGGGAGCGCCTCATTGGGGTAGCCCGAAGAATCCTGGATTCGATGCTCCGTGACCACAGCACTCGCCTTACTCACGAAGTTCTGTGTACTCTAATGGCAGAAGTGACCGCAATTCTGAATGCAAGACCACTAGTTCCGGTGTCAAATGATCCAGAGAATCCATACATCCTCACACCATCGATGTTGTTAACACAGAAAGCTGGTGCCCCACCACCCCCAGGTGACTTCACAGACAGGGACCTCCTCACTAAGCAGTGGAGACAAGTACAAGCCTTATCCAACTTATTCTGGAACCGTTGGAGACAAGCGTACCTGTCAACCCTACAAAGTCGCAAGAAATGGACAAGGTCCCACCTGAACCTGCAAGACGGTGACATCGTCCTCCTCAAAGACAACCAAGCTGCCCGCAACAACTGGCCTTTGGCAGTGGTCACAAAGGCTATTCCTGGAACAGATGGAAGAGTCCGTAAAGTGGAATTAAGGACAGCAAACCAAGGACAATCAAAGACTTACCTTAGACCAGTTACCGAAACTGTTTTGCTTCTCCGTAAGGACTGA